A window of the Xiashengella succiniciproducens genome harbors these coding sequences:
- a CDS encoding response regulator transcription factor → MIRILVAEQSYLLRKGLMHILRQFPETGEIEILGSNLGIEEVIQHLDPDLLIINSSIATTSNDKPLSDVIPEHCKVLHIINTALPHGAPDNQLSIYDSKVALMEKISNTLKSISETKSVQESEELTPREKLILKHVALGKTNKEIGSELFISTHTVISHRKNITRKLDIKSVSGLTVYAILNGIISMDDIS, encoded by the coding sequence ATGATAAGAATCTTAGTAGCTGAACAATCCTATCTCCTGAGAAAAGGATTGATGCATATATTAAGGCAGTTTCCCGAAACCGGCGAAATTGAGATTCTGGGTTCTAACCTTGGAATTGAGGAGGTTATTCAGCATCTAGACCCGGATCTGCTAATTATTAATTCAAGTATTGCGACCACTTCAAATGATAAACCTTTGTCAGATGTAATACCTGAACACTGCAAAGTACTACATATTATTAATACTGCGCTTCCGCATGGTGCACCTGATAATCAGTTGTCCATATACGATTCGAAGGTTGCTCTTATGGAAAAGATATCAAACACTCTCAAGTCGATATCAGAAACCAAGAGTGTTCAGGAGTCGGAGGAACTGACTCCCCGCGAAAAGCTTATTCTAAAGCATGTAGCACTCGGAAAGACCAACAAAGAGATTGGGTCGGAATTATTTATCAGTACTCACACCGTTATTTCGCACCGCAAGAATATTACCCGGAAACTGGATATTAAAAGTGTATCCGGTCTTACAGTTTATGCCATTCTGAATGGTATAATCAGCATGGATGATATATCTTAG
- the der gene encoding ribosome biogenesis GTPase Der has protein sequence MANIVAIVGRPNVGKSTLFNRLTGQRHAIVDEVSGVTRDRLYGKSVWNGVEFSVVDTGGYAINSDDIFEESIRDQVTIAIEEADILLFLVDVTTGLTDYDEMLAEVIRRSNKPAFVVVNKVDTGERLPEAAYFYSLGFKELFTISSINGFGTGELMDAVVAALPEKEAGAIEEEQLPRFTIVGRPNAGKSSLLNALTGEERNIVTDIPGTTRDSIHTLYNKFGHRFLLVDTAGIRKKARVKEDLEFYSVMRAIRSIENSDVCILMVDATRGFEGQDQKIFGLVERNRKGIVVVVNKWDLIEKDSNSTKKFEAAIREQTAPYTDYPIIFTSVTNKQRIFKVVEEAMRVYENKTRKIPTSKLNEYFLPLIDATPPPATKGKYIKIKYISQLPTQPPSFAFFCNLPQYVKDPYKRFLENKLREKWDLSGVPVNIFMRKK, from the coding sequence ATGGCAAATATTGTCGCAATAGTAGGACGCCCCAACGTAGGAAAATCAACTCTGTTTAACCGCCTTACGGGACAGCGCCACGCTATTGTGGATGAAGTCAGCGGAGTTACCCGCGACCGATTATATGGGAAGTCCGTCTGGAATGGGGTTGAGTTTTCAGTGGTAGATACAGGTGGTTACGCAATCAACTCAGATGATATTTTTGAAGAATCAATTAGGGATCAGGTTACTATTGCAATAGAAGAAGCAGATATTCTGCTCTTCCTGGTGGATGTTACCACTGGACTGACTGATTATGATGAGATGCTTGCTGAGGTAATAAGGCGCTCCAACAAGCCTGCTTTTGTCGTGGTCAACAAAGTTGACACGGGCGAACGCCTGCCCGAAGCAGCTTACTTCTATTCACTTGGATTCAAAGAACTATTTACAATTTCATCTATCAACGGATTCGGAACAGGTGAATTGATGGATGCAGTTGTAGCTGCTTTACCTGAAAAGGAAGCCGGAGCAATTGAAGAAGAGCAATTACCCAGGTTTACTATCGTTGGAAGACCCAATGCAGGTAAATCATCACTTCTAAATGCTCTGACAGGCGAAGAAAGGAATATAGTAACTGATATACCTGGCACAACCCGTGATAGTATTCACACACTATACAACAAGTTTGGCCACAGGTTCCTCCTTGTCGACACTGCCGGAATCCGCAAGAAGGCAAGAGTAAAGGAAGATCTCGAGTTTTACTCGGTAATGCGTGCCATAAGGTCAATTGAAAACTCAGATGTATGTATCCTGATGGTGGATGCTACCCGCGGCTTCGAAGGTCAGGACCAGAAAATCTTCGGACTGGTGGAGCGTAACCGTAAGGGTATTGTAGTAGTGGTAAATAAGTGGGACCTTATTGAAAAGGACAGCAATTCAACCAAGAAGTTTGAAGCAGCAATACGTGAGCAGACAGCACCCTACACTGACTATCCTATAATCTTTACATCTGTCACCAACAAGCAAAGGATCTTCAAGGTAGTGGAAGAAGCTATGAGGGTTTATGAAAACAAAACCAGGAAAATCCCGACATCAAAACTCAACGAGTACTTCCTGCCGCTGATTGATGCTACTCCACCACCGGCAACAAAGGGTAAGTACATTAAGATTAAGTATATCTCACAACTTCCGACACAGCCACCATCCTTTGCATTCTTCTGCAACCTGCCGCAGTATGTTAAGGATCCATACAAGCGCTTCCTTGAAAATAAACTGAGGGAGAAATGGGATTTGTCGGGTGTGCCCGTCAATATCTTTATGAGGAAGAAATAA
- a CDS encoding hemerythrin domain-containing protein gives MSIHADMKMAELVQLNFNVLAVIQRLQIPFGFKDKSVRTICEEQQMPVTFFMELVHWFLERENFPQEQLIKGDAKWLITYLHNTHQYYLHFQIPRIEKEIEYLEQLSGMPDNSVQLMLGFFREYIREFTEHIEDEENTTFPYILALSDAIEGRMSRETFNTRYKNYSIDKYLEHHSDIEEKVFDLQSILLKHLQPQISSIQFTNLILEISRLGNDLKDHTLLEENVLIPKVRQMEREYIAQNKGL, from the coding sequence ATGAGTATTCATGCTGATATGAAAATGGCTGAACTTGTTCAGCTCAACTTTAATGTTCTGGCCGTAATACAGCGCCTTCAGATACCCTTCGGTTTCAAAGACAAAAGCGTAAGGACCATCTGTGAGGAGCAACAGATGCCTGTCACTTTCTTTATGGAACTGGTACACTGGTTTCTGGAACGTGAAAACTTTCCCCAGGAGCAGTTGATAAAGGGTGATGCAAAATGGCTAATTACATATCTGCACAATACTCACCAGTACTATCTGCATTTTCAGATACCTCGCATAGAAAAAGAAATTGAATATCTGGAACAGTTGTCGGGTATGCCCGACAACTCAGTACAGCTTATGCTTGGCTTTTTCAGGGAGTATATTAGAGAATTTACTGAGCATATAGAGGATGAGGAGAATACCACCTTCCCTTATATTCTGGCGCTGTCGGATGCAATAGAAGGACGTATGAGCAGGGAGACCTTCAATACCAGGTACAAGAATTATTCTATAGACAAGTATCTGGAACACCATAGTGATATAGAAGAAAAGGTATTTGATCTGCAAAGTATACTTCTGAAGCATTTACAGCCACAGATCAGCAGCATCCAGTTTACCAACCTGATACTTGAGATAAGCAGGCTTGGTAATGATCTTAAAGATCACACATTGCTTGAGGAGAACGTCCTTATACCTAAGGTGAGGCAGATGGAACGAGAGTATATTGCACAGAATAAAGGTTTATAA
- a CDS encoding RDD family protein: MPASGMTTPSTAPLTERIIAAVIDIVIVAGLCFFPRIGWILGLIYHLGKESMPFMNGQSCGKHLLKIKVVNIPQLTPITGQHEKSVIRGLVMLIPVLNLIDLWWFVSRGYRLADKWAETTVVYSTKENQAD; encoded by the coding sequence ATGCCAGCTTCAGGAATGACAACTCCTTCAACAGCTCCTTTAACAGAACGTATTATAGCGGCTGTTATTGATATAGTAATAGTTGCCGGTTTGTGCTTTTTCCCAAGAATAGGATGGATCCTTGGTCTGATCTATCATCTGGGTAAAGAATCCATGCCATTTATGAATGGTCAGAGTTGTGGAAAACATCTACTTAAAATAAAGGTAGTGAATATCCCTCAGCTGACTCCTATAACCGGTCAACATGAAAAGTCAGTTATCAGAGGTCTGGTAATGTTGATCCCGGTGCTTAACCTGATTGATCTGTGGTGGTTTGTAAGTCGCGGATACAGGCTGGCTGACAAGTGGGCTGAGACTACCGTAGTTTACTCCACTAAAGAGAATCAGGCCGACTAA
- the era gene encoding GTPase Era — translation MGHKAGYVSIVGNPNVGKSTLSNLLVGERLSIITSKAQTTRHRIFGILNSPDYQIVFSDTPGVLEPKYKLQEAMLKFSKSALADADAILYITDTIETPGKNSDFINEINKSDTPVLLAINKVDLSNQADLEQLVLQWKELVPKAEIFPISAIKKFNTDNLMARIMELMPESPPYFDKDALTDKPERFFVSEIIREKILLYYQKEIPYSVEVEVEEFKEGPEIVRIRAIIHVARESQKAIIIGHQGKALKKTGTEARKEIETFLGRKVFLELFVKVTKDWRDKDNFLRNFGYEL, via the coding sequence ATGGGGCATAAAGCTGGATATGTAAGTATAGTTGGAAATCCAAATGTTGGAAAGTCAACACTTTCCAACCTCCTGGTGGGGGAAAGGCTTTCTATAATAACCTCCAAGGCTCAGACAACAAGGCACAGGATATTTGGAATCCTCAATAGTCCTGACTATCAAATTGTGTTTTCTGACACCCCCGGAGTACTGGAACCCAAGTACAAACTCCAAGAGGCAATGCTTAAGTTTAGCAAGTCGGCCCTGGCTGATGCAGATGCTATATTATACATAACTGATACTATTGAGACACCAGGAAAGAACTCTGACTTTATTAATGAAATCAATAAATCTGATACTCCGGTGCTTCTTGCAATAAACAAGGTCGACCTGTCCAATCAGGCTGATCTTGAGCAGCTTGTGTTACAATGGAAGGAACTTGTTCCAAAAGCTGAGATATTTCCGATCTCAGCCATTAAGAAGTTCAACACAGACAACCTTATGGCCCGGATTATGGAACTGATGCCGGAATCACCACCGTATTTTGATAAGGATGCACTCACCGATAAGCCCGAACGTTTTTTTGTATCGGAGATTATCCGTGAGAAGATCCTGCTATATTACCAGAAGGAGATTCCCTATTCTGTTGAAGTTGAGGTTGAAGAATTTAAGGAAGGGCCTGAGATTGTAAGAATCAGAGCCATCATACACGTGGCCCGTGAATCTCAAAAGGCAATAATCATAGGGCATCAGGGCAAGGCACTCAAGAAGACAGGAACTGAGGCAAGAAAAGAAATTGAAACCTTTCTGGGACGTAAGGTCTTCCTTGAGCTATTTGTCAAGGTCACTAAAGACTGGCGGGATAAGGATAATTTCCTTCGCAATTTTGGTTACGAATTATAA